The sequence tattttaatttttgtggtacacagtaggtgtatatatttatggagtacatgaggtgttttgatacaggcatgcacttACCTGGGTTCTTTGGTCGTAGTTTCTAGCTAAGCGCCATTCCTGAGCCTATCGCTGCAGGCAGGAGGATGGGGCGACTGAGTGGCCAGGCCTGGGTGCCACCCCTACCCCTGAAGCTGGGCGGTGAGGACAGCCCCGCTCAAAGCACAGACACTGAGGGGGAAGGCGAGGCGGGGTGGGAGTAAGGGGAAGCTCTTCGTGGAAAATGGAGGCACCTTTGCAAAAAGTGGAGGGTGTGGGGTGGACGGTGAGCTGGCTTCTGGCTCCTTCCAGCTAGGAAATCCGGTCATCCTGAGCGGGTAGGGCCTGAGCTCTCAGGTCGAGGGTGCCATTTTGGGTCCCCAGGATTCAGGGAGCCGCCCGGACCTGGCTGACTCCCGTGTCCCCACCCGGCCAGGCCCGGGGGATGCTCCAGAACCGCGTGCTGCTGTGGAAGGAGCAGTCTGAGGCCAGCCGCAGCCCGTCGCGCGCCCACTCCCCCGGCCTGCTGGGCCCCGCGCTGGGGCCGCCCTACCCCTCGGGCCGCCTGACGCCCACCCGCCTGGACATGGTGAGGCCCTGGGCGCCCCCGCCGCCGTTCGCGCCCCCGCCGCCCCCCGCGGGGCCCTGGGGCCTCAGGCCCCCCGCCTGGAGCCTCCTGCCCCCCAGGCTCCCGCTCTACGCTGCACCCCCCGGCCTGCCCTTCCGCCCCGGCGCGTTCTCGGCTCCCCCCGCGTTCTCCGCGCCCCCGTGGTGGCCCGGCCGCCGCCTCCAGAACCCCTACGCCGACGCCTGggactgggggtgggggctggactAGGGCGCGGCCCCCGCCCTCCCCGCCCCACCCTCCCCTGCCCGTCTCCCCCGCAGCCCCCGAGGCCCCTGGGAGAGTTCAGCTCCCCCCGCAGCCGGCACGGCTCCGGCTCCTACGGCCCAGAGCCCAGTGCGAGGCCCGCGTCCCAGCTGGAGCCAGACCGCCGCTCCCTGCCCCGCACGCCGTCGGCCTGTGAGTGGCCCCGCCCCGGGGCGGCAGGAGGGCCGGGAGAGGTGCGGGGGTGGGGCTGCAGCAAGAGGGATCGAGGGCAGACGCCAGGGAGAACTTCCCGCCCACGTGCCGCCGCGCTCTCCTGCCCGCAGCCTCGCTCTACAGCGGCAGCACCCAAAGCTCACGCTCCAACTCCTTCGGCGAGCGCccgggcggcggcgggggcgccAGGAGGGTCCGCGCCCTGGTCTCTCACTCAGAGGGCGCCAACCACACGCTGCTGCGCTTCTCCGCCGGGGACGTGGTGGAGGTGCTGGTGCCCGAGGCCCAGAATGGCTGGCTCTACGGCAAGCTGGAGGGCTCGTCCGCGTGAGTGGGAGCCTTGGAGGGGCCGGGGGTTGGTTGAGAAGGCGGCCCTGGGGGCCGGGGACCCGGGGACCTGCTGGACTGAGGCTTCCCTGGCCTCCCCTGGAGGCCTCGGACAATGCTGCTCTCCTCCCGCCCCCCAcactctgcctcagcttcctcattcaTTCAGTGGGAGTGAGAAGAGTCGCCTTACCAAGTTCAGGATGACGGCCCTTGAGAGGGGGCAGAGGATGGGGGATGGGCGGGTTCTTCCAAAAGTGTAGAAATGGCAGAAATCCTATTgcttgagcacctactgtgtgcctgccTCTGGGAGGAGGCTGTGTCCCCTCTGCAGAGTCAGCCCTGGAACTCTGATGCAGGGGGCTGGGCTAGGAGTAGGGCCTGAAATGTGCTCACCTCTTTGCAGTCACTCTCAGTGGAAATCCTTAAAGCACCTAAACCGGGCTGTTTTGACACTTGGTGTGGAGGAAGAGTTGGGGAGTTTCATACAGTGAGGGCGCCAGAAAGCCCGGAGGACAGCAGGCCTGGCAGCTAGCAAAGGGAATGGATGGGCACCACTGTCCTGCAGGGGAAAACGGGGCAGATGGGGCTGGCTGGAGCCAGGCAGTGCCCCCTCGGGGCTTCATGGGCAGGGGAGTGTGCTGCAGGAATGCATGCACGGGCAGAGCGGGTGGTGGCTGCCCGCACCAGCCCACGGGTGGATGCGTGGTCCTGTGCTTagtggatggacaggtggatgggTGGACCAGCGGATGGGCATGTGGGTAGGTGGAGCGTGTGCAAGTGGATGGGCATAAAATGGGAGGGTCACTGACTGGGTGGTTGGCGACATGGGAGGATGCACGGATGTGGGGGACAGACACTGATGGGTGACTGGAGAGGTGTGAGTGGCGAGGGGGTGCTGGATGGATTCGTGGCTACACAGGGGATGGAGTATAGACAGGTGAGTGGGGGATGGGTGATGCATGGAGGGGCTCATAGTTAGGCTCGAAGGTCCATAGCTGGGCAGGTGACCACAGGGACAGGAACAGAAGGGGGTCAGTGGGGAGAGAGATGACTGAGAACACTAACGACACGGACACCTGCTGCTGGGGTACCTGCTTCACAGACCCACAGCAGAGGATGGTGTGCCGCAGACGCCCCCGGGACCTGAGGATAGAACCTTCTAGACCGAAGCTGTCAGACCCTCCTGGGATGTTCTGGGAATGTCATTATCCATCCTTGACTCACATAGCTTGTTACGGAAAAGCATGGCATGTTTTATCATCCATAGGCACTAGCAGGTGAAAACAGAAGTAAACATACGGAATTGATTCTAGTCTGTCAGTTTGAGGTGAAGTAGCTTCCAGAGACCCTGAGGGGAGGATAGTAGCTTCCGGCAACCCTGAGGGGAGGATGTCTTCTTTTGGTCATTGTCCCCGGGCCTGGCTTGAAGGACCCTCTGCCTCTGCCCCACAGGAGCGGCTGGTTCCCCGAGGCCTACGTGAAGGCTCTGGAGGAGGGGCCTGTGAATCCCATAACCCCCGTGACCCCCATGACCTCCATGTCCCCCATGACCCCCATGATGCCTGTGAAGCCTGGGAACGAGCTGCCTTCCAGGTACCTGAGTCATCAGGGGTGGGgcggggatggggcgggggcggggcgggggcggggactACGGCGAGGGCGCCACTGCCCAGCGGAGAGGATCTGCTAGGTAcaggcttgtttgttttgagacagagtctcaccttgtcacccaggctggagtgcagtggcgccgtctcggctcaccgcaacctccacctccccacattcaagcgattctcctgcctgaacctcccgagtagggactacaggctcacactaccacacctggctaccttttgtatttttagtagagacagggtttctccatgttggccaggctggtcttgaactcctgacctcaggtgatccacccacctcggcctcccaaagtgctgggattacaggcatgagccactgcacccaggtgGCAAGGTGCAGTCTTGAGTGGGCCCAGTCCCCTTCAGCCCCTGGAGAACCACCGGCCCTGAGCCCCTCTCTCTGCCCTGAAGGTCACTGCATCCATCCCTCTGCCTCCCCTCAGGACCTCCCTCCAGTCAACAGTCTCCTTTCAGGCAGGTGCAGGGAGGAAGCTGTGGGATCCCTCCTTCCTAGGGTGCCCCAGCCACTGGCAGGACAAGGGATTGGACAGGCCCCaacccccttccttcccctcctttctctgGACTTAGGTCCTACCCACTCCGGGGCAGCCATAGCCTCAATGACCTCCTGGACCGGCCGGGCAACTCCACAGCACCCTCGGAGTACTGGGATGGCCAGTCCCACTCCCGCACCCCAAGCCGGGTGCCGAGCCGTGCCCCGAGCCCTGCACCTCCGCCCTTGCCCAGCAGCCGCCGAGGCAGCATGGGCAGCACAGGGACTGCCACTGACGTCAAGGTGAGCCCTCGCCCGCCCTCTCCTGGGGCCTCCAGTGGGCAAGGAGGCAGGAGAGCAGGGATCCCGAGGCTCTGTCACTGGCTGTCTGGTAGGGGACCCGCCCACCTGGCCTCAGTCTGTTCCTCAGTGCATGGAGGGGTGGTGTGGGGCTGAGTCCGGGCTGAAGGGGAAGACCAGGGTCCTGGAGCAGAATGTGACCTGGGGCTGGCCCGCAAGACGGGGCTGGGGGAGGCCAGGGAGATCATCTACCCATGGAGTCACCCCAGTCTTATTATGGGGGCGTGGTTAGTCCTCGGAGGTGGTGCTCTGGCCCAGGGATTTCTCACTTCTGCAACCCACAGAATTCTGGGCTTCAGAACCTCAGGGTCTCATTTCCCAGGAGCCTTGCATGGCAGGGGCTCTCTGGCCCAGTCCTCTGCCCTATGGgcatggggagagggaggggaggggcaagGGATTGCTTGCCGCTCTCCCCACCAAACcagcccttccccacccccactgcaGAAACTGATGTCCTCAGAGCAGTACCCGCCACAGGAGCTCTTCCCAAGGTGAGTCCTCAAACGGGGCCGAACAGTGAGGGGGGTGGCAGGTGTGGcagcacacacttgtaatcccagctactagggagactagGGGGGAGGATCTCTTGACTCCAACAGTtcaacaccagcttgggcaacaccgtgggaccccatctctaaaaacaaaacaaaacaaaaaaatagatgaaGTGGGGCAAGGAGTGGATGGAGACCAAATAGGGGCAGGAGGCGGGACCCGGCTCAGTTGCCCAGCTGTCTTCCTGAGCCACAGCCAGGTGGGGATCATCTGCCCTTCTCACCCTGTCCTCTCCTCCTGCAGGGGCACAAATCCTTTTGCTACTGTCAAGCTTCGTCCCACCATCACCAATGACCGCTCAGCACCCCTCATCCGCTGAGGCGGGGTCCGAGGTCATACCCCCAGCACACCTGCCCAGGGGCTGTTCAGAGCTGGCAGTGGCAGtgacagcagcaacagcagcggATACCAGAAGCAGGGCGCTGAGACCAGGGGTGGCTGCCCTTCCCCAGACCACCCCGGCAGCCTGAGCAGCTCCAAAGCACTGGCTTGGGGTCCAAGACCTTCGAAGTAAAGCAGGCGGAATGGGGGGACAGGACGATTTCTCCCCCTCCAGGGGCCCCAGGACTCTCCCTGGGGGGCCTACCTCTTGCCCCCCAAcctcttttccccttttctgCCCCCGTGGGGAGGAGCCCCTTGTACCTGCTCCGTGTCCCACACATGCCCTCTCTGTACGTCTTTTGTAAATGATGAGAAATAAAGGAAGTGGACGCAAAGTGACGTGGCAGCAGGATTGGTGGTGTCTTATTTGGGGGACAGGGCAGGGGGTGAGGGATGGAGACTCCCCCATTGGAGAATGGGGTCCAGAGGGTACTGAGGTCCTGGCCATTCCCCGGGAGGCTATCTCACTCCCAGCCCCTCGTTTGGAGAATCCTTCAGGGCTACCCCAAAGCCCTGGcactgcaacccccatctccacCCACTCTCATTTTGATGTGTGGGTTTCATAGGAAGTAGTGGCTGCTCAGGTCAGGGGAGGGTTGGCAGTGGCCAAGGGCTGGGACCACCAGCAAGCTGCCCTCAGGCGGCCTGGACACAGCACTCTTTGTTctggcccctccccacccccacatcccCAGGCACAGGCATGGATTAGCTTCATCCTGGAGAAAGCCGCCAGCCCCTCCTGGAATGTGGCCTGGGGCGGGGGGTCGGGCGGGGGCAGATGAGGCACTGAGGTGATTAGAACCGTTGGGGTCTCTTcagggcagggctgtgctccGAGCACCTGACTAGGACCCCCTGGGCAGGGTCTCTGTGTCTGCAACCCCAggctccaggaggcagagggatttctcttcctccctcctggaCTGTCGGGACAGGGAGCCCACCGTGGAGTCCCAGCCTGGTCTGGGGCTCCCAGTCTCTTCTCCCCTCCTGGACAAAAGCCTCTTAGCAGGGGTGTGGTGTGGTGGGGGCACACACTCTAAGCTCCAGGCCTGGGGGAGGGAGCGTCAGGCGGGAGTCCGCCAGAAGCTCAGCCCAGGCTGGTGGGAAGCTGGAGTGTCTGGCAGACCCCATCCGGGTAAGCTTCACCGGGAGCTGCCGCGGACAGCTGCAGGGACAGCAGCCCCTCCCTGCAGGCCTCAGGAGACGTGAGGCTGGACCCCACAAACCCACGAGGCAGGCTCAGGTGAGTGTGATGTGAGGGCTGCCTGGGATCACTCTCCTGTCTCCACCTTCAAGTGGCTGCCCCTGTGACAAGAGAACAACAGGCAGGAAAAGCCACGACCTGGTCCTAGTGGAGGAGGGGCAGAGTTCCAGATACCCTGGGGGTGGTGGCACTGCCCAGTGCCAGGAGGGACACTCcaggcaggaggggaggaggctaTCCCCAGCCCCGGGCTCCGGGCTCCGGGCGCACCTGTCTCTGAGTGCACCCTCCTCATCTGTTAGGGGAGCGCTTGTAGCGGCTGTGAGGGCCCTGGGGGGAGCCCCACGAATGAGACAGGCTTTGGAGCCATTCTTTGCATACAGAGGGTTTGAGGTTTGGAGGGCAAAAGGCCACTCTCCCAGTGCTGCTAAGGTTCCTACCTGTCTGGCAGAAGCCAGAGACCTGACTCCTCTCCCGCAAGATTCCCAGCTGGCCTGGGGGTGATCAATCACCCATCTCACAtcggaggaaactgaggttcggAGAGGGGAGGCGACTGGCCCAAGTCAGGGAGGGAATCCATGGCTGAGCTGGGAAGCATGGGAACTCAGCTCCCCTGGCTGATACCTGTTGAAAGTGGCTTTTGTCCCCTTCATGTTCTAATGACAATAGTCATTTGTGATCACTAAGAAATATTAAGAACATGGCGCAAGGCTAAAAAGGAAAATCTTCACGCACACTGGCCCTTTGCAGCTGGCATCTGCCCCTCTGCTGTTTGTTCCGTTGTCCCGAGACCCTCACGCATACTTTGGTACTGGTCGCCCACCTCCAGGCACACACCTGCTCCACTTCCTGATGCCTTCCACCTGAGGTCCTGAGGGGCCAGCAGTGTTCTCCAGAGGGAGCCTGCTGAGGTGCAGAGTCAGGTGGGACCCCTCATCCTACCCTCATCCTTCAGCGCCCTTTGCAGGAGAAGGAGACTTGGGGTGAGATTCCTACCTCCGTTTCCCCTTTTGGTTCCCAGACCTGAGCCACGCTCACGTGGGTagccctgtgcctcagtttccccatgcttCATCTCCATTCCCCTCCTCTAGGCTTCTGGCCCAGCCACAACCTCTTGTCCCCGCCCCCTCCCAACAGAGGCAGCCATGGGCGCTGGCGGCCCCCGGCGGGGCGAGGGCCCCCCAGACGGCGGCTGGGGCTGGGTGGTGCTGGGTGCCTGCTTCGTGGTCACTGGCTTCGCCTACGGCTTCCCCAAAGCCGTGAGCGTCTTCTTCCGGGCGCTCATGCGCGACTTCGGCGCCGGCTACAGCGACACGGCCTGGGTGTCCTCCATCATGCTGGCCATGCTCTACGGCACGGGTCAGTGTACCTGCCCAGCTCTCCGCCTCCTCAGGACCCCTGGGACCCGGAACCAGGAGACACCCGACCCCCTGAGCATCCCCCTGACCGTCGGGGCGGCCCCCGAAGTCCagaaagaggggaagagagggcAGGAGGGGGGACAGCGGCCAGAGGCGGGGCCGGCCTAGGGGACTGCCCTGTGAGCTCAGAGGGACCCTTCCGAGATCTACACCTGCTCATTGTAGAGGCGGGAAAGCTGAGATCTACAGAAGCACTCCCCATCCCCGCAGCACTGACCTGTTAGGTGGGGGGCTTGCTGGAGTTCCCATCCTGGGAGGCGGGGCTGCGGAGGAATCCCAGGCTGTGCCAGGGCAGGACTTGGAGGCTGTGAAGGTTAAAGGGGTGTGGAAGTCCCCGCTCTGCTTGGGGTTTGGGTTCTCAGGAGGGGTGGGGATAGGGTGCTCTGGGCCTTGCCCTCGCAGGCTGCTGTCTCTTTGGCCTGCCCCtccaagctgtgtgaccttggccagaCAATGCCCTCCTCTCTGGGTCCCTGAGCCGGAGGTGACCTTATTCCTTAGAGGACTCAAGCCATCCCGGGACCCGGGTGGTGACCCTGCCCTGCCCACAGGTCCCGTGTCCAGCATCCTCGTGACCCGCTTTGGCTGTCGCCCGGTGATGCTGGCGGGTGGGCTGCTGGCTTCCGCGGGCATGATCCTAGCTTCCTTTGCCACGCGCCTCCTGGAGCTCTACCTGACCGCTGGGGTGCTCACAGGTGAGGGCCCCCTGGTCTCCTCCCCTCTGGTTTGGGGGTCGGGGGTTCTTGCTGCAAGATCTGCCCTCGGTTTCCCTATGTGGGACAGTCTTCGAAGTCCTTCGGCTGGGTTCTTGGATCTGCTGGGTTCCCGGGCCTGGCCCCTCCCTCCTGCGGGGGCCAGGGAGGGGCTCCCTGGGGACCCCGGCACAGCGCCGCCTCGCCCGCAGGCCTGGGCCTGGCCCTCAACTTCCAGCCGTCGCTCATCATGCTGGGGCTGTACTTCGAGCGGCGGCGGCCTCTGGCCAACGGGCTGGCGGCGGCGGGCAGCCCCGTGTTCCTGTCCGCGCTGTCGCCGCTCGGCCAGCAGCTGCTGGAGCGCTTCGGCTGGCGCGGCGGCTTCCTGCTGCTCGGCGGGCTCCTGCTGCACTGCTGCGCCTGCGGGGCTGTCATGAGGCCGCCGCCCGGGCCGGGCCCGCGACCGCGGAGGGACAGCGCCGGCGACCGCGCGGGGGACGCTCCGGGCGAGGCGGAGGCGGACGGCGCGGGGCCGCAGTTGAGCGAGGCAACCCCCAGGACCCGGCCCCGCCGGCGCCTGCTGGACTTGGCAGTGTGCACCGACCGCGCCTTCGCCGTGTACGCCGTCACCAAGTTCCTGATGGCGCTCGGGCTCTTCGTCCCCGCCATCCTGCTGGTGAACTACGCCAAGGACGCGGGCGTGCCAGACACCGACGCCGCCTTTCTGCTGTCCATCGTGGGCTTCGTGGACATCGTGGCGCGGCCGGCGTGCGGCGCCCTGGCGGGCCTGGCGCGTCTGCGACCGCACGTCCCGTATCTCTTCAGCCTGGCCCTGCTGGCCAATGGGCTCACGGACCTGAGCAGCGCACGCGCGCGCTCCTACGGCGCCCTCGTCGCCTTCTGCATCGCCTTCGGCCTCTCCTACGGCATGGTGGGCGCGCTGCAGTTCGAGGTGCTCATGGCGGCTGTGGGCGCGCCCCGCTTCCCCAGTGCGCTGGGCCTGGTGTTGCTCTTGGAGGCCGTGGCCGTGCTCATCGGACCGCCCTCTGCCGGTGCGCCCCGAGGGAAGAGGGGGTGGCGAGCCTAGTGCCACTTAGACCGAGGGAAGCTCTCTTCCCCCCCGCCCCCGTCTCAGATGGAACTTCCAGGGATGAGGGGAATGGGCAGCAGGGTGGGTGGACTCCCCTTCATGGCCAGTTAGTCCCTCCTCCAAGCCGGACCACCCGCTCTGGGTGAGGACAGAAAAGCCGAGGAAGGTGCGGGAAATAAAGCAACACTGATAGCT comes from Macaca mulatta isolate MMU2019108-1 chromosome 10, T2T-MMU8v2.0, whole genome shotgun sequence and encodes:
- the BAIAP2L2 gene encoding BAR/IMD domain-containing adapter protein 2-like 2 isoform X1, which encodes MAPEMDQFYRSTMAIYKSIMEQFNPALENLVYLGNNYLRAFHALSEAAEVYFSAIQKIGERALQSPTSQILGEILVQMSDTQRHLNSDLEVVVQTFHGDLLQHMEKNTKLDMQFIKDSRQHYELEYRHRAANLEKCMSELWRMERKRDKNVREMKESVNRLHAQMQAFVSESQRAAELEEKRRYRFLAEKHLLLSNTFLQFFGRARGMLQNRVLLWKEQSEASRSPSRAHSPGLLGPALGPPYPSGRLTPTRLDMPPRPLGEFSSPRSRHGSGSYGPEPSARPASQLEPDRRSLPRTPSASSLYSGSTQSSRSNSFGERPGGGGGARRVRALVSHSEGANHTLLRFSAGDVVEVLVPEAQNGWLYGKLEGSSASGWFPEAYVKALEEGPVNPITPVTPMTSMSPMTPMMPVKPGNELPSRSYPLRGSHSLNDLLDRPGNSTAPSEYWDGQSHSRTPSRVPSRAPSPAPPPLPSSRRGSMGSTGTATDVKKLMSSEQYPPQELFPRGTNPFATVKLRPTITNDRSAPLIR
- the BAIAP2L2 gene encoding BAR/IMD domain-containing adapter protein 2-like 2 isoform X3; translated protein: MAPEMDQFYRSTMAIYKSIMEQFNPALENLVYLGNNYLRAFHGEILVQMSDTQRHLNSDLEVVVQTFHGDLLQHMEKNTKLDMQFIKDSRQHYELEYRHRAANLEKCMSELWRMERKRDKNVREMKESVNRLHAQMQAFVSESQRAAELEEKRRYRFLAEKHLLLSNTFLQFFGRARGMLQNRVLLWKEQSEASRSPSRAHSPGLLGPALGPPYPSGRLTPTRLDMPPRPLGEFSSPRSRHGSGSYGPEPSARPASQLEPDRRSLPRTPSASSLYSGSTQSSRSNSFGERPGGGGGARRVRALVSHSEGANHTLLRFSAGDVVEVLVPEAQNGWLYGKLEGSSASGWFPEAYVKALEEGPVNPITPVTPMTSMSPMTPMMPVKPGNELPSRSYPLRGSHSLNDLLDRPGNSTAPSEYWDGQSHSRTPSRVPSRAPSPAPPPLPSSRRGSMGSTGTATDVKKLMSSEQYPPQELFPRGTNPFATVKLRPTITNDRSAPLIR
- the BAIAP2L2 gene encoding BAR/IMD domain-containing adapter protein 2-like 2 isoform X2, which gives rise to MEQFNPALENLVYLGNNYLRAFHALSEAAEVYFSAIQKIGERALQSPTSQILGEILVQMSDTQRHLNSDLEVVVQTFHGDLLQHMEKNTKLDMQFIKDSRQHYELEYRHRAANLEKCMSELWRMERKRDKNVREMKESVNRLHAQMQAFVSESQRAAELEEKRRYRFLAEKHLLLSNTFLQFFGRARGMLQNRVLLWKEQSEASRSPSRAHSPGLLGPALGPPYPSGRLTPTRLDMPPRPLGEFSSPRSRHGSGSYGPEPSARPASQLEPDRRSLPRTPSASSLYSGSTQSSRSNSFGERPGGGGGARRVRALVSHSEGANHTLLRFSAGDVVEVLVPEAQNGWLYGKLEGSSASGWFPEAYVKALEEGPVNPITPVTPMTSMSPMTPMMPVKPGNELPSRSYPLRGSHSLNDLLDRPGNSTAPSEYWDGQSHSRTPSRVPSRAPSPAPPPLPSSRRGSMGSTGTATDVKKLMSSEQYPPQELFPRGTNPFATVKLRPTITNDRSAPLIR
- the BAIAP2L2 gene encoding BAR/IMD domain-containing adapter protein 2-like 2 isoform X4, whose amino-acid sequence is MEQFNPALENLVYLGNNYLRAFHGEILVQMSDTQRHLNSDLEVVVQTFHGDLLQHMEKNTKLDMQFIKDSRQHYELEYRHRAANLEKCMSELWRMERKRDKNVREMKESVNRLHAQMQAFVSESQRAAELEEKRRYRFLAEKHLLLSNTFLQFFGRARGMLQNRVLLWKEQSEASRSPSRAHSPGLLGPALGPPYPSGRLTPTRLDMPPRPLGEFSSPRSRHGSGSYGPEPSARPASQLEPDRRSLPRTPSASSLYSGSTQSSRSNSFGERPGGGGGARRVRALVSHSEGANHTLLRFSAGDVVEVLVPEAQNGWLYGKLEGSSASGWFPEAYVKALEEGPVNPITPVTPMTSMSPMTPMMPVKPGNELPSRSYPLRGSHSLNDLLDRPGNSTAPSEYWDGQSHSRTPSRVPSRAPSPAPPPLPSSRRGSMGSTGTATDVKKLMSSEQYPPQELFPRGTNPFATVKLRPTITNDRSAPLIR
- the BAIAP2L2 gene encoding BAR/IMD domain-containing adapter protein 2-like 2 isoform X5, coding for MEKNTKLDMQFIKDSRQHYELEYRHRAANLEKCMSELWRMERKRDKNVREMKESVNRLHAQMQAFVSESQRAAELEEKRRYRFLAEKHLLLSNTFLQFFGRARGMLQNRVLLWKEQSEASRSPSRAHSPGLLGPALGPPYPSGRLTPTRLDMPPRPLGEFSSPRSRHGSGSYGPEPSARPASQLEPDRRSLPRTPSASSLYSGSTQSSRSNSFGERPGGGGGARRVRALVSHSEGANHTLLRFSAGDVVEVLVPEAQNGWLYGKLEGSSASGWFPEAYVKALEEGPVNPITPVTPMTSMSPMTPMMPVKPGNELPSRSYPLRGSHSLNDLLDRPGNSTAPSEYWDGQSHSRTPSRVPSRAPSPAPPPLPSSRRGSMGSTGTATDVKKLMSSEQYPPQELFPRGTNPFATVKLRPTITNDRSAPLIR
- the SLC16A8 gene encoding monocarboxylate transporter 3 isoform X5, which codes for MGAGGPRRGEGPPDGGWGWVVLGACFVVTGFAYGFPKAVSVFFRALMRDFGAGYSDTAWVSSIMLAMLYGTGPVSSILVTRFGCRPVMLAGGLLASAGMILASFATRLLELYLTAGVLTGLGLALNFQPSLIMLGLYFERRRPLANGLAAAGSPVFLSALSPLGQQLLERFGWRGGFLLLGGLLLHCCACGAVMRPPPGPGPTRPRRRLLDLAVCTDRAFAVYAVTKFLMALGLFVPAILLVNYAKDAGVPDTDAAFLLSIVGFVDIVARPACGALAGLARLRPHVPYLFSLALLANGLTDLSSARARSYGALVAFCIAFGLSYGMVGALQFEVLMAAVGAPRFPSALGLVLLLEAVAVLIGPPSAGRLVDALKNYEIIFYLAGSEVALAGVFMAVATNCCLRCAKAAPAGPGTEGGASDTEDAEAEGDSEPLPVVAEEPGNLEALEVLSAQGEPTEPETEARPRLAAESV
- the SLC16A8 gene encoding monocarboxylate transporter 3 isoform X4, which gives rise to MGAGGPRRGEGPPDGGWGWVVLGACFVVTGFAYGFPKAVSVFFRALMRDFGAGYSDTAWVSSIMLAMLYGTGPVSSILVTRFGCRPVMLAGGLLASAGMILASFATRLLELYLTAGVLTGLGLALNFQPSLIMLGLYFERRRPLANGLAAAGSPVFLSALSPLGQQLLERFGWRGGFLLLGGLLLHCCACGAVMRPPPGPGPRPTRPRRRLLDLAVCTDRAFAVYAVTKFLMALGLFVPAILLVNYAKDAGVPDTDAAFLLSIVGFVDIVARPACGALAGLARLRPHVPYLFSLALLANGLTDLSSARARSYGALVAFCIAFGLSYGMVGALQFEVLMAAVGAPRFPSALGLVLLLEAVAVLIGPPSAGRLVDALKNYEIIFYLAGSEVALAGVFMAVATNCCLRCAKAAPAGPGTEGGASDTEDAEAEGDSEPLPVVAEEPGNLEALEVLSAQGEPTEPETEARPRLAAESV
- the SLC16A8 gene encoding monocarboxylate transporter 3 isoform X2, with protein sequence MGAGGPRRGEGPPDGGWGWVVLGACFVVTGFAYGFPKAVSVFFRALMRDFGAGYSDTAWVSSIMLAMLYGTGPVSSILVTRFGCRPVMLAGGLLASAGMILASFATRLLELYLTAGVLTGLGLALNFQPSLIMLGLYFERRRPLANGLAAAGSPVFLSALSPLGQQLLERFGWRGGFLLLGGLLLHCCACGAVMRPPPGPGPRPRRDSATPRTRPRRRLLDLAVCTDRAFAVYAVTKFLMALGLFVPAILLVNYAKDAGVPDTDAAFLLSIVGFVDIVARPACGALAGLARLRPHVPYLFSLALLANGLTDLSSARARSYGALVAFCIAFGLSYGMVGALQFEVLMAAVGAPRFPSALGLVLLLEAVAVLIGPPSAGRLVDALKNYEIIFYLAGSEVALAGVFMAVATNCCLRCAKAAPAGPGTEGGASDTEDAEAEGDSEPLPVVAEEPGNLEALEVLSAQGEPTEPETEARPRLAAESV
- the SLC16A8 gene encoding monocarboxylate transporter 3 isoform X1, translated to MGAGGPRRGEGPPDGGWGWVVLGACFVVTGFAYGFPKAVSVFFRALMRDFGAGYSDTAWVSSIMLAMLYGTGPVSSILVTRFGCRPVMLAGGLLASAGMILASFATRLLELYLTAGVLTGLGLALNFQPSLIMLGLYFERRRPLANGLAAAGSPVFLSALSPLGQQLLERFGWRGGFLLLGGLLLHCCACGAVMRPPPGPGPRPRRDSAGDRAGDAPGEAEADGAGPQLSEATPRTRPRRRLLDLAVCTDRAFAVYAVTKFLMALGLFVPAILLVNYAKDAGVPDTDAAFLLSIVGFVDIVARPACGALAGLARLRPHVPYLFSLALLANGLTDLSSARARSYGALVAFCIAFGLSYGMVGALQFEVLMAAVGAPRFPSALGLVLLLEAVAVLIGPPSAGRLVDALKNYEIIFYLAGSEVALAGVFMAVATNCCLRCAKAAPAGPGTEGGASDTEDAEAEGDSEPLPVVAEEPGNLEALEVLSAQGEPTEPETEARPRLAAESV
- the SLC16A8 gene encoding monocarboxylate transporter 3 isoform X3 codes for the protein MGAGGPRRGEGPPDGGWGWVVLGACFVVTGFAYGFPKAVSVFFRALMRDFGAGYSDTAWVSSIMLAMLYGTGPVSSILVTRFGCRPVMLAGGLLASAGMILASFATRLLELYLTAGVLTGLGLALNFQPSLIMLGLYFERRRPLANGLAAAGSPVFLSALSPLGQQLLERFGWRGGFLLLGGLLLHCCACGAVMRPPPGPGPRPEATPRTRPRRRLLDLAVCTDRAFAVYAVTKFLMALGLFVPAILLVNYAKDAGVPDTDAAFLLSIVGFVDIVARPACGALAGLARLRPHVPYLFSLALLANGLTDLSSARARSYGALVAFCIAFGLSYGMVGALQFEVLMAAVGAPRFPSALGLVLLLEAVAVLIGPPSAGRLVDALKNYEIIFYLAGSEVALAGVFMAVATNCCLRCAKAAPAGPGTEGGASDTEDAEAEGDSEPLPVVAEEPGNLEALEVLSAQGEPTEPETEARPRLAAESV